Sequence from the Pontibacter pudoricolor genome:
GGTTTGTTCTCCTCTCTTCTTGTCATTGATTTCATTTCACCTCCTTTTTTAGCTTACATAATTTAATACTATAGTTATAGCTAATACATAATTCTATACGATCTCATTTACAAGTTGTTAAGTATTAGCTTAACCAATATAGCCGGTCCCAAAGTATAGCTGGATTATGATCTGTCCTTGCTGCACGCACATTAACTATAGCTCATCCTTAAACCTGGTCTGGTAGCTAAAAAATCCGAAGTTATAGTTGGAATAGCCGCTTAAACCTCCTCGTGTCCGTATAGGTAAAGATGCTAAAATCAGTTACGATACATAAGTAGCGTTGCATTTAAAAGCATACCCATGTAGTATAAGTCTTAACCTTCTTACCCAAGCTATTTATGGAACCGGTCAAGCCTGTTAAAATCCATCTTAAAAGTTCTGCCTTCGATGCCGGCGAAACTATACCGGAACAGTATACCTGCGACGGAGACGACGTAAACCCCGGGTTGGAATTAGATAATATTCCTGCAGCAACCGTGAGCCTGGCTATATTGATGGAAGACCCGGATGCACCCTCCGGAACCTGGACACACTGGCTTGCCTGGAACATTCCGCCCAGCCAAACTATAGAGGAGAACAGCGCAGAGGGTGTATTGGGCAAAAACGATTTCGGCACTATACTGTACCAGGGCCCATGCCCTCCTATGGGCACACACCGTTACTTTTTCAGGGTGTATGCGCTTGATATAAAACTGGATTTACCGGCAGGCAGCACACGCGAACAAATGCTTAAAGCCCTGGAATTTCATGTAATAGGGTCAGGAGAATTGATGGGCCTTTACAGTAAGAAGTAAAAGTATTGAGCCAACTGACAAAACTACAGTTTAGTAACTAGTTATAAATGTTTTACTTTATAATTAAATAACTATTTACCTATATTTTTTTGGCATAAAATATGTATCTTGTGTTGCAGCCTAGCTTCGGATAGCTGTAGTGCCAGTTCAATAAAATTCACAATTCCTTATAACCTGCCGGTTTATGCTAATGGAAGAGGTATCTGCTTATATAGAGTTCAGGATGGATGCTGATAAGAAACTGCTGTATGGCAAATGGCTGCGCGATGTAAACAATAATGAATACATGGCCGGTCTTAAGCAGACCTATAGTCTGATAAGCAGCAACAATATAGTACGTTGGGTTCAGAACAGCGAACAACTGCGGCCACGCACCCTGGCAGACCAGAAATGGGTGGCCGAGGAATTTGCGCTCCTGCTTTCCTTAAGCTCTATTAAATATATAGCTATAGTCGTGCTGCCCGAATCGGCTCATTATAATGTGCTACTATCGTTGCGGGAGAAAGCATATCGTATATTTGGTAAAAATAAATGTATAGAGCTTTTCGAAACAGAGCAGGATGCTCTTGCCTGGCTCATTCCTAACCTGCAGTTTTACCGTCTGCCATCAACTATACATACGATCTAAACTATAGTTTCTTACATCTTTACGTTTGTAATACGCCATTATAGTAAGCCGGAATCAGGACCAGTTTCAGTGCAAAAAATCATCAAAAGTGAGTATTGCGCTTGGTATAATTTAAGCTCATATTTATAATTCTGTATAAAATGAATTTGCAGGAGCTTACCGTATGGAAAGACATGTACAAATATTAAGTGACCGGGAGCGCAAGGTGCTTGCTTTATTGGCAGATGGCTATTCAGAAGCTAAAATAAGTTCTAAGATGCACATCTCGGAGCAAACCGTCCGCAAGCACATCCGCAACATGCTTGTAAAGCAAGGGTTTGTCAGCCCTTACCAGCTTATAAACTGGGCCTACAAAGAGGCTGTTATATCTTAAA
This genomic interval carries:
- a CDS encoding YbhB/YbcL family Raf kinase inhibitor-like protein — translated: MEPVKPVKIHLKSSAFDAGETIPEQYTCDGDDVNPGLELDNIPAATVSLAILMEDPDAPSGTWTHWLAWNIPPSQTIEENSAEGVLGKNDFGTILYQGPCPPMGTHRYFFRVYALDIKLDLPAGSTREQMLKALEFHVIGSGELMGLYSKK
- a CDS encoding response regulator transcription factor; translation: MERHVQILSDRERKVLALLADGYSEAKISSKMHISEQTVRKHIRNMLVKQGFVSPYQLINWAYKEAVIS